One Mixta gaviniae genomic window carries:
- the mglB gene encoding galactose/glucose ABC transporter substrate-binding protein MglB has translation MNKKVFTLTALVASMMFGATAHAADTRIGVTIYKYDDNFMSMVRKDIEKDAQAAGGVQLLMNDSQNDQSKQNDQIDVLLAKGVKALAINLVDPAAAGVVIDKARSNDVPVVFFNKEPNAKVLASYDKAYYVGTDSKESGVIQGQLIEKHWKATPAWDLNKDGQIQFVLLKGEPGHPDAEARTKYVIDTLNKDGIKTQQLAMDTAMWDTAQAKDKVDAWLSGPNANKIEVVIANNDAMAMGAVEALKAHNKTTIPVFGVDALPEALAMVKSGAMAGTVLNDGANQAKATFDLAKNLADGKGAADGTNFKLENKIVRIPYVAVDKENLSQFSK, from the coding sequence ATGAATAAGAAGGTTTTCACCCTCACAGCCCTGGTTGCCAGCATGATGTTTGGCGCAACGGCGCACGCAGCAGATACCCGTATCGGCGTCACCATCTATAAATATGACGATAACTTTATGTCGATGGTGCGCAAAGATATCGAAAAAGACGCGCAGGCTGCCGGCGGCGTGCAGCTGCTGATGAATGACTCGCAGAATGACCAGTCCAAGCAGAACGATCAGATCGACGTGCTGCTGGCGAAAGGGGTTAAAGCTCTGGCGATCAACCTGGTCGACCCGGCCGCAGCGGGCGTGGTGATCGATAAAGCGCGCAGCAATGACGTGCCGGTGGTGTTCTTCAATAAAGAGCCGAACGCGAAAGTGCTGGCCAGCTACGACAAAGCCTATTACGTCGGTACCGATTCCAAAGAGTCCGGCGTGATCCAGGGCCAGCTGATTGAGAAGCACTGGAAAGCGACGCCGGCCTGGGATCTGAATAAAGATGGTCAGATTCAGTTCGTGCTGCTGAAGGGCGAGCCGGGCCATCCTGACGCCGAAGCGCGTACCAAATATGTGATCGACACCCTGAACAAAGATGGCATCAAAACGCAGCAGCTGGCGATGGATACCGCAATGTGGGATACCGCTCAGGCGAAAGATAAGGTCGACGCCTGGCTCTCCGGCCCGAACGCCAACAAAATTGAAGTGGTGATCGCTAACAACGATGCGATGGCGATGGGTGCGGTCGAAGCGCTGAAGGCGCACAACAAAACCACTATTCCGGTATTTGGCGTCGATGCGCTGCCGGAAGCGCTGGCAATGGTGAAATCGGGCGCGATGGCAGGCACGGTGCTGAATGACGGCGCCAACCAGGCAAAAGCCACCTTCGATCTGGCGAAAAACCTCGCCGACGGTAAAGGGGCCGCTGACGGGACCAATTTCAAACTGGAAAATAAAATCGTACGTATTCCTTACGTTGCGGTAGATAAAGAGAACCTCTCTCAGTTCAGCAAATAA
- the galS gene encoding HTH-type transcriptional regulator GalS gives MITIRDVARQAGVSVATVSRVLNNSSAVTADTRDAVLQAVDALGYRPNANAQALATQVSDTIGVVVMDVSDPFFGALVKAVDTVAQRVQKHVLISNSWHQEEKERHAIEVLIRQRCNALVVHSKSLSDAELASFMDQVPGMVLVNRILPGYAHRCVGLDNVTGATMATRMLLQQGHTRIGYLGSSHPIEDEEQRRAGWLQALHEQGIEPPDVWIGSGEPDMQGGEAAMVELLGRNLQLSAIFTYNDSMAAGALTALKDNGILVPQHFSVIGFDDIPMSRYTDPQLTTVRYPIVSMAKLATELALKGALGELDAAAHHCFMPTLVRRHSVAARQNVAPVTFSTDSSM, from the coding sequence ATGATTACCATTCGCGATGTCGCGCGTCAGGCGGGCGTCTCCGTCGCGACAGTCTCCCGGGTGCTGAACAACAGCAGCGCCGTCACGGCCGATACCCGCGACGCGGTGCTGCAAGCGGTGGATGCGCTGGGCTATCGCCCCAATGCCAACGCGCAGGCGCTGGCGACGCAGGTTAGCGACACCATCGGCGTGGTGGTGATGGATGTCTCTGACCCCTTTTTCGGCGCGCTGGTAAAAGCGGTGGATACCGTGGCGCAGCGGGTGCAGAAGCATGTCCTGATCAGCAACTCCTGGCATCAGGAAGAGAAAGAGCGCCACGCGATCGAAGTGCTGATCCGCCAGCGCTGTAATGCGCTGGTGGTGCATTCCAAATCCCTTTCCGACGCCGAACTCGCCAGCTTTATGGATCAGGTGCCGGGCATGGTGCTGGTCAACCGCATCCTGCCGGGCTACGCGCACCGCTGCGTCGGGCTGGACAACGTCACCGGCGCGACGATGGCGACGCGTATGCTGCTGCAGCAGGGGCATACGCGTATCGGCTATCTCGGCTCCAGCCATCCCATTGAAGATGAGGAGCAGCGCCGCGCCGGCTGGCTGCAGGCGCTGCACGAGCAGGGCATCGAGCCGCCCGACGTCTGGATAGGCAGCGGTGAACCCGATATGCAGGGCGGTGAGGCGGCGATGGTGGAGCTGCTGGGACGCAACCTGCAGCTGAGCGCCATCTTCACTTACAACGACAGCATGGCCGCCGGCGCGCTGACGGCGCTGAAAGACAACGGCATCCTGGTGCCGCAGCATTTCTCAGTTATCGGCTTCGATGATATTCCGATGTCACGTTACACCGATCCGCAATTGACGACGGTGCGCTATCCCATTGTTTCGATGGCGAAACTGGCGACGGAGCTGGCGTTAAAAGGGGCGTTGGGCGAACTGGATGCTGCCGCGCACCACTGCTTTATGCCGACGCTGGTGCGGCGTCATTCCGTTGCCGCGCGGCAAAATGTGGCGCCGGTCACTTTTTCAACCGATTCATCCATGTAA
- the yeiB gene encoding DUF418 domain-containing protein YeiB: MQRNITLDFIRGLAILGILLLNISGFGLPSAAYLNPAWNGAPSFSDALCWALLDLLAQSKFLTLFALLFGAGLQMLLPRGKRWIQARLSWLVIIGFLHAIFLWEGDILLAYGIIGLIAWRMIRDVPSTRSLFNTGVMLYLVGVGVLLLFGMISDPSPSRSWLPGAADIQYETFWKLNGGALAVENRLDHLSSMLLALGAQYGWQLAGLMLMGGALMRNGWLQGAFSRRHYRRAALILLPLGWLIQLPATLLQWHLDWAFHWSAFYLQAPRDLAAPLTSLGYAALCFGFWPQLGRLKLTQAVCCVGRMALSNYLLQSLICTTLFYRLGLFLQFDRLHLLLLVPLVWLANLLLSTLWLRRFRQGPLEWLWRRLTAFAAQAPARRGQ, translated from the coding sequence ATGCAACGAAACATCACGCTGGATTTTATTCGTGGTCTCGCCATTCTCGGTATCCTGCTGCTGAATATCAGCGGCTTCGGCCTGCCTTCCGCTGCCTATCTCAATCCCGCCTGGAATGGCGCCCCTTCGTTCAGCGACGCGCTGTGCTGGGCGCTGCTCGATCTGCTGGCGCAAAGTAAATTCCTCACGCTGTTCGCGCTGCTGTTCGGCGCCGGCCTGCAGATGCTGCTGCCGCGCGGCAAGCGCTGGATCCAGGCACGTCTGAGCTGGCTGGTGATTATCGGCTTTCTGCACGCCATCTTTCTGTGGGAAGGGGATATCCTGCTGGCCTACGGCATCATCGGCCTGATCGCCTGGCGCATGATCCGTGACGTGCCCTCAACGCGTTCGCTGTTCAATACCGGCGTAATGCTCTATCTGGTGGGCGTCGGCGTGCTGCTGCTGTTTGGCATGATCTCCGATCCGTCGCCGTCGCGATCCTGGCTGCCGGGCGCGGCGGATATTCAGTATGAAACCTTCTGGAAGCTGAACGGCGGCGCGCTGGCGGTGGAAAACCGCCTCGACCATCTTTCGTCGATGCTGCTGGCGCTGGGCGCACAGTATGGCTGGCAGCTGGCCGGGCTGATGCTGATGGGCGGCGCACTGATGCGCAACGGCTGGCTGCAGGGTGCTTTCAGCCGTCGTCACTACCGCCGCGCGGCGCTGATCCTACTGCCGCTGGGCTGGCTGATCCAGCTGCCGGCGACGCTGCTGCAGTGGCATCTCGACTGGGCATTTCACTGGTCGGCCTTTTACCTGCAGGCGCCGCGCGATCTGGCCGCGCCGTTGACCAGTCTCGGCTACGCCGCGCTCTGTTTCGGCTTCTGGCCGCAGCTGGGCCGCCTGAAACTGACGCAGGCGGTTTGCTGCGTCGGACGCATGGCGCTCAGCAACTACCTGCTGCAGTCGCTGATCTGCACCACGCTGTTCTACCGCCTCGGGCTGTTCCTGCAGTTCGACCGCCTGCATCTGCTGCTGCTGGTGCCGCTGGTCTGGCTGGCGAACCTGCTGCTGTCAACCCTCTGGCTGCGTCGTTTCCGTCAGGGACCGCTGGAGTGGCTGTGGCGTCGGCTGACCGCTTTCGCCGCCCAGGCGCCTGCGCGTCGCGGACAATGA
- the folE gene encoding GTP cyclohydrolase I FolE has translation MATLSHEAALVHDALVARGLETPLRAPVREMDDETRKRLIAGHMTEIMQLLNLDLEDDSLMETPHRIAKMYVNEIFSGLDYANFPKITLIDNKMKVDEMVTVRDITLTSTCEHHFVIIDGKATVAYIPKDKVIGLSKINRIVQFFAQRPQVQERLTQQVLIALQTLLGTNNVAVSIDAVHYCVKARGIRDANSATTTTSLGGLFKSSQNTRQEFLRAVRHN, from the coding sequence ATGGCGACGTTAAGTCATGAAGCCGCTCTGGTTCACGATGCGCTGGTGGCGCGTGGACTGGAAACCCCGTTGCGTGCCCCCGTACGTGAAATGGATGACGAAACGCGTAAACGGCTGATTGCCGGTCATATGACCGAAATCATGCAGCTGCTTAATCTCGATTTAGAAGATGACAGCCTGATGGAAACCCCTCATCGCATCGCCAAAATGTATGTGAATGAGATCTTCTCCGGTCTGGATTACGCTAACTTCCCGAAAATCACCCTGATCGATAACAAGATGAAGGTGGATGAGATGGTGACGGTGCGCGACATCACCCTGACCAGCACCTGCGAACACCACTTCGTGATTATCGACGGCAAAGCGACCGTCGCCTATATCCCGAAAGACAAGGTGATCGGCCTGTCGAAAATCAACCGCATCGTGCAGTTCTTCGCTCAGCGTCCGCAGGTGCAGGAGCGTCTGACGCAGCAGGTGCTGATCGCGCTGCAAACGCTGCTGGGCACCAATAACGTGGCGGTCTCTATCGATGCGGTGCATTACTGCGTGAAAGCGCGCGGCATTCGCGACGCCAACAGCGCCACTACCACCACGTCGCTGGGCGGCCTGTTTAAGTCGAGCCAGAATACGCGTCAGGAATTTTTGCGCGCGGTGCGTCATAATTAA
- a CDS encoding YbfB/YjiJ family MFS transporter has translation MWKTERKPGAGRVALSALLSLVVAMGIGRFAFTPQVPLMIADGQLTLASASLVAALNYLGYLCGSFDAMRARRHVERRLHAGVWGAVALTLLSALLHDPWLHGAARFAIGWASGCAMVLVAAWSNERLQQLGRPGLSAAVFAGPGIGIFLSGLLAVLLNAWHVGAAAAWLAYGMLALLLVAPIAVNLPRRGELHRPERAPAPLLLDGNLKRLVLSYSLAGFGYILPATFLSQLAAARFPHSLFAQFVWPVFGGAAVIGIALGILTRRRAATHLRLAVALWAQAIGVFIGGLLPGLGGLAAGALLTGGGFLCVVQLTLQYGRELAPQHMRYLAGLLTTGYAVGQLAGPLLSWLSSLLWHRLEPALFVAGAALLLAGALVWRRAP, from the coding sequence ATGTGGAAAACAGAGAGGAAACCGGGAGCGGGGCGTGTGGCGTTAAGCGCGCTACTGTCGCTGGTGGTGGCGATGGGTATCGGGCGCTTCGCCTTTACGCCGCAGGTGCCGCTGATGATCGCCGATGGCCAGCTGACGCTCGCCAGCGCCAGCCTGGTGGCGGCGCTCAACTATCTGGGCTACCTGTGCGGATCGTTCGATGCGATGCGTGCGCGGCGGCATGTGGAGCGGCGGCTGCATGCCGGCGTCTGGGGAGCGGTGGCGCTGACGCTGCTGTCGGCGCTGCTGCACGATCCCTGGCTGCACGGCGCGGCGCGCTTCGCGATCGGCTGGGCCAGCGGCTGCGCGATGGTGCTGGTGGCGGCCTGGAGTAACGAACGGCTGCAGCAGCTTGGCAGGCCGGGCTTATCGGCGGCGGTCTTCGCCGGGCCGGGCATCGGTATTTTCCTCAGCGGCCTGCTGGCGGTGCTGCTCAATGCGTGGCACGTCGGCGCCGCCGCCGCCTGGCTCGCCTATGGCATGCTGGCGCTGCTGCTGGTAGCGCCGATCGCGGTCAACCTGCCGCGTCGCGGCGAGCTGCATCGCCCGGAGCGCGCGCCCGCGCCGCTGCTGCTGGACGGTAATCTGAAGCGGCTGGTGCTGAGCTACAGCCTTGCCGGATTCGGCTATATTCTGCCCGCGACCTTTCTTTCCCAGCTGGCGGCGGCGCGCTTCCCGCATAGCCTGTTCGCGCAGTTCGTCTGGCCGGTGTTCGGCGGCGCGGCGGTAATCGGCATCGCGCTGGGGATCCTGACGCGTCGCCGGGCCGCCACGCATCTGCGGCTGGCGGTCGCGCTGTGGGCGCAGGCGATCGGCGTATTTATCGGCGGCCTGCTGCCCGGCCTCGGCGGGCTCGCGGCAGGCGCGCTGCTGACCGGCGGCGGCTTTCTCTGCGTGGTGCAGCTGACGCTGCAGTATGGCCGCGAGCTGGCGCCACAGCATATGCGCTACCTGGCCGGGCTGCTCACTACCGGCTACGCCGTCGGCCAGCTGGCAGGGCCGCTGCTCTCCTGGCTTTCCAGCCTGCTGTGGCATCGGCTGGAGCCGGCGCTGTTCGTGGCGGGCGCGGCGCTGCTGCTGGCCGGCGCGCTGGTCTGGCGCCGCGCCCCATGA
- the ptrR gene encoding putrescine utilization regulator PtrR translates to MDLVQLRMFCSVAETGSVARAAEQLHRVPSNLTTRLRQLEQEIGVDLFIREKQRLRLSPMGHNFLCYAQRILALSEEALSMARTGEPGGNFALGSMESTAATRLPNLLAAYHQRYPTVALSLITGTSGEIIDRVREGTLAAALVDGPANYDELNGCIAFREQMTLISSIDHAPIRSAADASGDTVFAFRTSCSYRLLLEEWYRDSGVQPHNVMEIQSYHAMMACVASGAGVALIPESVLAQMPARERVQSHRLPDRFRDTATWLIWRRDAFTPNVEALKYLIIEQFDDKPVNDELMHPQECINGND, encoded by the coding sequence ATGGATTTAGTCCAGTTACGTATGTTCTGTTCGGTGGCGGAAACCGGTTCGGTGGCGCGCGCCGCAGAGCAGTTGCATCGGGTCCCTTCTAACCTGACCACGCGCCTGCGCCAGCTGGAGCAGGAGATCGGGGTGGATCTGTTTATTCGTGAAAAACAGCGCCTGCGATTGTCGCCAATGGGCCATAATTTCCTTTGCTACGCGCAACGTATTCTGGCGCTGAGCGAAGAGGCGCTGAGCATGGCGCGTACCGGCGAGCCGGGCGGCAATTTCGCGCTCGGCTCAATGGAAAGCACCGCCGCCACGCGTCTGCCGAATCTGCTGGCCGCCTACCACCAGCGTTATCCGACGGTGGCGCTGTCGCTGATCACCGGCACCTCCGGTGAGATTATCGACCGGGTACGTGAAGGCACGCTGGCGGCGGCGCTGGTCGATGGGCCGGCCAACTATGACGAGCTGAACGGCTGCATCGCCTTTCGCGAGCAGATGACGCTGATCTCCAGCATTGATCATGCGCCGATCCGCTCCGCCGCTGACGCCAGCGGCGATACGGTTTTCGCCTTTCGCACCAGCTGCTCCTACCGTCTGCTGCTGGAGGAGTGGTACCGCGACAGCGGCGTGCAGCCGCACAACGTGATGGAGATCCAGTCCTATCACGCGATGATGGCCTGCGTCGCCAGCGGCGCCGGCGTGGCGCTGATCCCGGAATCGGTGCTGGCGCAGATGCCGGCACGCGAGCGGGTGCAGTCGCACCGGCTGCCGGACAGATTCCGCGACACCGCCACCTGGCTTATCTGGCGGCGCGATGCGTTTACCCCCAATGTGGAAGCGCTGAAGTATTTAATAATTGAACAGTTTGACGACAAACCCGTTAACGATGAGTTGATGCATCCTCAGGAGTGTATAAATGGAAATGATTAA
- a CDS encoding S-(hydroxymethyl)glutathione dehydrogenase/class III alcohol dehydrogenase — MEMIKTRAAVAWAPGEPLKIEEVDLMPPQKGEVLVRIVATGVCHTDAYTLSGKDPEGVFPAILGHEGGGIVEAVGEGVTSIEVGDHVIPLYTPECGKCKFCLSGKTNLCQAIRTTQGKGLMPDGTTRFFKDGKPIFHYMGTSTFSEYTVVPEISLAKISKEAPLEEVCLLGCGVTTGMGAVMNTAKVKEGDTVAIFGLGGIGLSAIIGAKMAKAGRIIGIDLNTSKFDLARKLGATDLVNPKDYDKPIQDVIVEMTDGGVDFSFECIGNVNVMRSALECCHKGWGESVIIGVAGAGEEIATRPFQLVTGRVWRGSAFGGVKGRSQLPGIVQDYLDGKFQLNDFITHTMPLEEINDAFDLMHEGKSIRSVVHFSK; from the coding sequence ATGGAAATGATTAAGACCCGCGCCGCCGTTGCCTGGGCCCCAGGCGAGCCGCTGAAGATTGAAGAAGTGGATCTGATGCCGCCGCAAAAAGGCGAAGTGCTGGTGCGCATCGTGGCGACCGGCGTCTGCCACACTGACGCCTACACCCTGTCGGGCAAAGATCCGGAAGGCGTCTTCCCGGCGATCCTCGGCCATGAGGGCGGCGGCATTGTGGAAGCGGTGGGCGAAGGCGTCACCAGCATTGAAGTGGGCGACCATGTGATCCCGCTTTACACCCCGGAATGCGGCAAATGTAAATTCTGCCTCTCTGGCAAAACCAACCTCTGCCAGGCGATCCGCACCACCCAGGGCAAAGGGCTGATGCCGGACGGCACCACCCGTTTCTTTAAAGACGGCAAGCCGATTTTCCACTATATGGGTACGTCGACCTTCTCCGAATACACCGTGGTACCGGAGATTTCGCTGGCAAAAATCAGCAAAGAAGCGCCGCTGGAAGAAGTCTGCCTGCTGGGCTGCGGCGTCACCACCGGCATGGGCGCGGTGATGAACACGGCGAAAGTGAAAGAAGGCGACACCGTGGCGATTTTCGGTCTCGGCGGCATCGGCCTGTCGGCGATTATCGGCGCGAAGATGGCGAAAGCGGGCCGCATTATCGGTATCGATCTTAACACCAGCAAGTTTGACCTGGCGCGTAAGCTCGGCGCGACCGATCTGGTGAACCCGAAAGATTACGACAAGCCGATTCAGGATGTGATCGTTGAGATGACTGACGGCGGCGTCGATTTCTCCTTCGAGTGTATCGGCAACGTGAACGTGATGCGTTCCGCGCTGGAGTGCTGCCACAAAGGCTGGGGCGAGTCGGTAATTATCGGCGTGGCCGGCGCGGGCGAAGAGATCGCTACCCGTCCTTTCCAGCTGGTGACCGGACGCGTCTGGCGCGGCTCCGCTTTCGGCGGCGTGAAAGGCCGTTCCCAGCTGCCGGGCATCGTGCAGGATTACCTCGACGGTAAATTCCAGCTGAACGATTTTATTACCCATACCATGCCGCTGGAAGAGATCAACGACGCGTTCGATCTGATGCACGAAGGCAAATCGATTCGCTCCGTGGTGCATTTCAGTAAATAA
- the fghA gene encoding S-formylglutathione hydrolase — protein sequence MPTTLELLEEHRLFGGWQQRWRHHSSVLGCNMTFGIFLPGPKSDTPPPVVWCLAGLTCTDENFAVKSGAQRVAAELGLVLVMPDTSPRGEDVPNDDAYDLGQGAGFYLNAKQAPWRQHFRMYDYLNEELPTLIASNFKVSDRQSIMGHSMGGHGALVLALRNPHRFASASAFAPIVNPASVPWGVKAFSAYLGEDREQWQQYDSCLLMQASSAQLPVLIDQGDSDQFLADQLQPERLEAVAQQANWPLTLRIQPGYDHSYFFIASFVEDHLRFHAQHLLA from the coding sequence ATGCCAACAACACTGGAATTACTGGAAGAGCATCGCCTGTTTGGCGGCTGGCAGCAGCGCTGGCGTCATCACTCGTCGGTGCTGGGCTGCAATATGACCTTTGGCATTTTCCTGCCGGGGCCGAAAAGCGATACCCCGCCGCCGGTGGTGTGGTGCCTGGCAGGCCTGACCTGCACCGATGAGAACTTCGCGGTTAAGTCAGGCGCGCAGCGCGTGGCGGCGGAGCTGGGCCTGGTGCTGGTAATGCCGGATACCAGCCCGCGCGGCGAAGACGTGCCGAACGACGACGCCTACGATCTCGGCCAGGGCGCAGGCTTCTATCTGAATGCGAAGCAGGCGCCCTGGCGCCAGCATTTCCGTATGTATGACTACCTGAACGAGGAGCTGCCGACGCTTATCGCCAGCAACTTCAAGGTCAGCGATCGTCAGTCGATCATGGGGCATTCGATGGGCGGCCACGGCGCGCTGGTGCTGGCGTTGCGCAATCCGCACCGCTTCGCCTCGGCGTCGGCATTCGCGCCGATCGTTAATCCCGCTTCGGTACCCTGGGGCGTGAAAGCGTTCAGCGCCTATCTGGGCGAGGATCGCGAGCAGTGGCAGCAGTATGACAGCTGCCTGCTGATGCAGGCGTCGTCGGCGCAGCTGCCGGTGCTGATCGATCAGGGTGACAGCGATCAGTTCCTTGCCGATCAGCTGCAGCCGGAACGGCTGGAAGCGGTGGCGCAACAGGCGAACTGGCCGCTGACGCTGCGCATTCAGCCGGGCTACGATCACAGCTACTTCTTTATCGCCTCGTTCGTTGAAGATCACCTGCGCTTCCACGCGCAGCATCTGCTGGCATAA
- the cirA gene encoding catecholate siderophore receptor CirA yields the protein MFRLNAVMRAGLCTSVICLALPVYAAGEDHNDTMVVTASANEINLQDAPASISVITSEEIKRKPVQNLRDVLREVPGVQLTDEGDNRKGVSLRGLDSSYTLILIDGKRVSSRNAVFRHNDFDLNWIPVDAIERIEVVRGPMSSLYGSDALGGVVNIITRKVGKAWHGTLSADTTLQAHRDRGDSYNGNVFTSGPLIDDLLGVKVYGNLGKREKDDAPSNGDSPRIEGYTSRNGNAEFTLTPADNQEIGFGYGFDRQDRASDSLDKNRVERQNYSLSHNGRWGFGNTELRFYGDKIDNYASDVITSRNNSLDGKLVLPLMEINQLLTFGGEWRHDKLSDSVNLKGGGSTSASQYALFVEDEWRLLESLALTGGVRMDDHETYGDHWSPRLYLVWNASDTLTVKGGWANAFKAPSLLQLSPDWQTQSCRGSCSIVGSPDLKPETSESFELGLYWRGDEGWLDGVTGSVTAFQNNVDDMISISRTSNKALAPGYSNYVGPDENGNPMFRYYNVNKARITGLETELKVPFNDSWKLTLNYTYSDGRDLSNGGNKPLRELPLHTANGTLDWTPLSDWNLYLQANYSGQRRTLNDDGVTPGGYVLWNSGASWQATKAVKLRAGVQNLLDKDFSRDDYGYNEDGRRYFLAMDYNF from the coding sequence ATGTTTCGCTTAAATGCTGTGATGCGCGCAGGCCTCTGCACGTCTGTTATTTGCCTGGCGCTGCCGGTTTACGCCGCCGGGGAAGATCACAACGATACGATGGTGGTCACCGCCTCAGCAAATGAGATCAACTTACAGGACGCGCCAGCCAGCATCAGCGTCATCACCAGCGAAGAGATTAAGCGCAAGCCGGTGCAAAACCTGCGCGACGTACTGCGCGAAGTGCCGGGCGTACAGCTCACCGACGAAGGGGATAACCGTAAGGGCGTCAGCCTGCGCGGGCTGGACAGCAGCTATACCCTGATCCTGATCGACGGTAAACGCGTCAGCTCGCGCAACGCGGTATTCCGCCATAACGATTTCGACCTCAACTGGATCCCGGTCGATGCCATTGAACGTATCGAGGTGGTGCGCGGGCCGATGTCATCGCTCTACGGCTCCGACGCGCTGGGCGGGGTGGTTAATATCATCACCCGCAAGGTGGGCAAAGCCTGGCACGGCACCCTGAGCGCCGACACCACGCTGCAGGCGCATCGCGATCGCGGCGACAGCTACAACGGCAACGTCTTTACCAGCGGCCCACTGATTGACGACCTGCTCGGGGTGAAGGTGTACGGTAACCTCGGCAAGCGCGAAAAAGATGACGCGCCCTCTAACGGCGATTCGCCGCGCATTGAGGGCTATACCAGCCGCAACGGCAACGCCGAATTCACCCTGACGCCCGCCGATAATCAGGAGATCGGCTTCGGCTACGGCTTCGACCGTCAGGATCGCGCTTCCGACTCGCTGGATAAAAACCGCGTCGAGCGTCAGAACTACAGCCTGAGCCATAACGGCCGCTGGGGCTTCGGCAATACCGAGCTGCGCTTCTACGGCGATAAGATCGATAACTACGCCAGCGACGTTATCACCTCGCGCAATAACAGCCTCGACGGCAAGCTGGTGCTGCCGCTGATGGAGATCAACCAGCTGCTGACTTTCGGCGGCGAATGGCGTCACGATAAGCTAAGCGACAGCGTCAACCTGAAAGGCGGCGGCAGCACCTCCGCCAGCCAGTATGCGCTGTTTGTTGAAGATGAGTGGCGGCTGCTGGAGTCGCTGGCGCTGACCGGCGGCGTGCGCATGGACGATCACGAAACCTACGGCGATCACTGGAGCCCGCGTCTCTATCTGGTGTGGAACGCCAGCGATACCCTGACGGTAAAAGGCGGCTGGGCCAATGCATTTAAAGCGCCGTCGCTGCTGCAGCTCAGCCCCGACTGGCAGACCCAATCCTGCCGCGGCAGCTGCTCTATCGTCGGCAGCCCCGATCTGAAGCCGGAAACCAGCGAAAGCTTTGAGCTGGGGCTTTACTGGCGCGGTGATGAGGGCTGGCTCGACGGCGTCACCGGCAGCGTGACCGCTTTCCAGAACAACGTCGACGATATGATCAGCATTTCGCGCACTTCCAACAAAGCCCTGGCGCCCGGCTACAGCAACTATGTCGGCCCGGATGAGAACGGTAACCCGATGTTCCGCTACTACAACGTCAACAAAGCGCGCATTACTGGCCTCGAAACCGAGCTGAAGGTGCCGTTTAATGACAGCTGGAAGCTGACGCTGAACTACACCTACAGCGACGGACGCGATCTCAGCAACGGCGGCAACAAGCCGCTGCGCGAGCTGCCGCTGCATACCGCCAACGGCACGCTGGACTGGACGCCGCTGAGCGACTGGAACCTCTATCTGCAGGCGAACTACTCCGGTCAGCGTCGTACGCTGAATGATGACGGTGTCACGCCGGGCGGTTATGTGCTGTGGAACAGCGGCGCCAGCTGGCAGGCGACCAAAGCGGTGAAGCTGCGCGCGGGCGTACAGAACCTGCTGGATAAGGATTTCAGCCGCGACGATTACGGCTACAACGAGGATGGCCGCCGCTACTTCCTGGCGATGGATTACAACTTCTGA
- a CDS encoding ABC transporter ATP-binding protein, translating to MEGLQIRAFHTGYPKRNVIENLNVPQLPRGKITVLLGPNGCGKSTLLRALAGLNQARGELWLNGEELMGLPFARRAERVVYLPQSLPAGVHLHVLESIIVAQRASGGQGGAASEAEVMALLEQLGIAHLALSYLDQLSGGQKQLVGLAQSLIRRPHLLLLDEPLSALDLNYQFHVMDLVRRETRRRNIVTVVVVHDINIALRHAEHVLMLQQGRLIADGAPEKVITAESLAEVYGVRGRIELCSQGTPQVLIDGLVAEPGL from the coding sequence ATGGAAGGCCTGCAGATCCGCGCGTTTCATACCGGCTATCCGAAGCGCAACGTTATTGAAAACCTGAACGTGCCGCAGCTGCCGCGCGGCAAAATCACCGTGCTGCTGGGGCCGAACGGCTGCGGCAAATCGACGCTGCTGCGCGCGCTGGCGGGGCTGAATCAGGCGCGCGGCGAGCTGTGGCTCAACGGCGAAGAGCTGATGGGTCTGCCGTTCGCCCGTCGCGCCGAGCGGGTGGTCTATCTGCCGCAATCGCTGCCGGCCGGCGTGCATCTCCACGTGCTGGAGTCGATCATCGTCGCCCAGCGCGCTTCCGGCGGCCAGGGCGGCGCGGCCAGCGAAGCGGAAGTGATGGCGCTGCTGGAGCAGCTGGGCATCGCCCATCTGGCGTTAAGCTATCTCGATCAGCTTTCCGGCGGGCAAAAGCAGCTGGTGGGGCTGGCACAGTCGTTAATTCGGCGTCCGCACTTATTATTACTTGACGAACCGTTAAGCGCGCTGGATTTAAATTACCAGTTTCACGTGATGGATCTGGTGCGGCGCGAAACGCGGCGGCGCAATATTGTCACGGTAGTGGTGGTGCATGATATTAATATTGCGCTGCGTCACGCCGAACATGTATTAATGCTGCAGCAGGGCCGCCTGATTGCTGACGGCGCGCCGGAAAAGGTGATCACCGCCGAGAGTCTTGCCGAGGTCTATGGCGTGCGTGGCCGCATCGAGCTTTGCTCGCAGGGCACGCCGCAGGTGTTGATTGACGGACTAGTGGCGGAGCCAGGGCTGTAA